The following proteins come from a genomic window of Microbacterium sulfonylureivorans:
- a CDS encoding glutaminase, which yields MSIDALLDAARERLAGAPREGLGELVEPRRILGIARAARIVPRGTAWHLGALLLTDDGVLATGEVVRARTEAVRGYTAESQRRRSELAAAARRGGFDEGATVHIGWRMLDPAAVDRGEASDPLAVVDGVVSIRWSAAAGYMPLARYLDERIALLLDPPAGA from the coding sequence GTGAGCATCGACGCGCTCCTCGACGCCGCCCGCGAGCGGCTGGCCGGGGCGCCGCGCGAGGGCCTGGGCGAACTCGTCGAGCCGCGTCGCATCCTCGGGATCGCGCGCGCGGCCCGGATCGTCCCGCGCGGGACCGCCTGGCACCTCGGCGCGCTGCTGCTGACCGACGACGGCGTCCTCGCGACGGGCGAGGTCGTGCGAGCGCGCACCGAGGCGGTCCGCGGATACACGGCCGAGTCGCAGCGCCGGCGCTCCGAGCTCGCCGCGGCCGCACGTCGCGGCGGATTCGACGAGGGCGCGACCGTGCACATCGGTTGGCGGATGCTCGATCCCGCCGCCGTCGACCGGGGAGAGGCATCCGATCCCCTCGCGGTGGTGGACGGCGTCGTGAGCATCCGCTGGAGCGCCGCGGCCGGCTACATGCCTCTCGCGCGCTACCTCGACGAGCGGATCGCCCTGCTGCTCGATCCACCCGCCGGAGCGTGA
- a CDS encoding tryptophan-rich sensory protein — MAAKDLTRQIVVISAFCFMIIAAMVGTGLFGGTPVQDLQDGALDADGSFLAPARPAFSIWTVIYVGLFAYTVWQALPRQRSRSRQRAVGWLIAATMVLNGVWLVTAQFATLPLTVLAIVVLLAVLGLTFRRTVTDPGRGWIDSLLIDGVTGLHLGWVTLATVANTTAWLTTIVADDAADSATLWGVLVLVVVAVIGVGIAWASGWRIAPGLAMAWGLSWIAVGRLAFEPPNTAIGVTAIVVAAIVLLVPVVGTVLHRAADVRNAEV; from the coding sequence ATGGCCGCCAAGGACCTCACTCGCCAGATCGTCGTCATCAGCGCCTTCTGCTTCATGATCATCGCCGCCATGGTCGGCACCGGACTGTTCGGCGGAACGCCGGTGCAGGACCTGCAGGACGGCGCCCTCGACGCAGACGGGTCGTTCCTCGCGCCGGCGCGTCCGGCGTTCTCCATCTGGACGGTCATCTACGTCGGCCTCTTCGCCTACACGGTATGGCAGGCGCTCCCCCGGCAGCGGTCGCGGTCGCGTCAGCGGGCCGTGGGGTGGCTCATCGCGGCGACGATGGTGCTCAACGGCGTGTGGCTGGTCACGGCGCAGTTCGCGACGCTGCCGCTCACGGTCCTCGCGATCGTCGTCCTGCTGGCGGTGCTCGGCCTGACTTTCCGGCGCACGGTGACCGACCCGGGGCGCGGATGGATCGACTCCCTGCTGATCGACGGCGTCACCGGGCTGCACCTCGGCTGGGTGACGCTCGCCACGGTCGCGAACACGACCGCGTGGCTCACCACGATCGTCGCCGACGACGCCGCGGACTCCGCGACGCTGTGGGGCGTCCTCGTCCTGGTCGTCGTCGCGGTCATCGGAGTCGGGATCGCGTGGGCGAGCGGCTGGCGCATCGCGCCGGGCCTGGCGATGGCGTGGGGCCTCTCCTGGATAGCTGTCGGGCGCCTGGCCTTCGAGCCGCCGAACACCGCGATCGGCGTCACTGCGATCGTCGTCGCGGCGATCGTCCTGCTCGTGCCGGTCGTCGGCACGGTGCTCCACCGCGCCGCCGATGTGCGCAACGCCGAGGTCTGA
- a CDS encoding glutamine amidotransferase-related protein — protein MTTAPLLYVCVRPQQGAAAAEYESFRTAMKLDESRLGHLDLVREPLPDDVFDRYSGFLVGGSPFNLADPESTKTDVQRRVEAGLERIARRVAEGTPGDDDAPAALFTCYGIGVVTRMLGGEVSRAYPEDTGPVTIELTRAGQGDPLFGGLATRFTALTAHKEGTAVPPPGATLLAVNDGCPVQAYVVGDRLYATQFHPEPTTKAFTQRMAVYRDDGYFEANDYDVVAARVLASSVTEPVRLLRAFAQRFGPADAD, from the coding sequence ATGACGACCGCGCCACTGCTCTATGTGTGCGTGCGGCCGCAACAGGGAGCGGCGGCCGCCGAGTACGAATCGTTCCGCACCGCGATGAAGCTCGACGAGAGTCGGCTCGGCCATCTCGACCTCGTGCGCGAGCCGCTCCCCGACGACGTGTTCGACCGCTACAGCGGCTTCCTCGTCGGCGGCAGCCCGTTCAACCTCGCCGACCCCGAGTCGACCAAGACCGACGTCCAGCGCCGCGTCGAGGCCGGCCTCGAGCGCATCGCCCGCCGGGTCGCCGAGGGGACGCCCGGCGACGACGACGCACCCGCCGCGCTGTTCACGTGCTACGGCATCGGCGTGGTCACGCGGATGCTCGGCGGCGAGGTGAGTCGCGCGTACCCCGAAGACACCGGTCCGGTGACGATCGAGCTCACCAGGGCAGGCCAGGGAGATCCGCTGTTCGGCGGACTCGCCACGCGCTTCACGGCGCTCACGGCACACAAGGAGGGCACGGCCGTCCCGCCTCCGGGCGCGACCCTCCTCGCGGTGAACGACGGATGCCCCGTCCAGGCCTACGTCGTCGGCGACCGGCTCTACGCGACGCAGTTCCACCCCGAGCCGACCACGAAGGCGTTCACGCAGCGCATGGCGGTGTACCGCGACGACGGCTACTTCGAGGCGAACGACTACGACGTCGTCGCAGCGCGCGTGCTCGCGTCATCCGTCACCGAGCCGGTGCGCCTGCTGCGCGCGTTCGCGCAGCGGTTCGGCCCGGCCGACGCCGACTGA
- a CDS encoding RNA polymerase sigma factor, which translates to MMHAGAGASADSVEPARWERAAALFVRWRDGDSRAMDELVRLMTPPLWHVVRAYGLDAALAQDVVQTTWLTLVRRHETILDAQAVSGWLTMCARREAWRVGKQQRRADPTEAEALEPHLPVHESAEQTAATDDASRRLWIAVATLNERCQRLLRIVAFEDRPDYARIAEDLAMPIGSIGPTRQRCLAKLRAELEGAGWGGDDDGH; encoded by the coding sequence ATGATGCATGCGGGCGCTGGGGCATCCGCCGACTCGGTCGAGCCGGCGCGATGGGAGCGTGCCGCGGCGCTGTTCGTGCGCTGGCGCGACGGCGACAGCCGCGCGATGGACGAGCTCGTCCGGCTCATGACGCCGCCGCTGTGGCACGTCGTGCGCGCGTACGGGCTCGATGCGGCACTCGCGCAGGATGTCGTGCAGACGACGTGGCTGACGCTGGTGCGCCGTCACGAGACCATCCTCGACGCGCAGGCCGTGTCGGGATGGCTGACGATGTGCGCGCGCCGCGAGGCGTGGCGTGTCGGCAAGCAGCAGCGCCGCGCCGATCCGACCGAGGCCGAAGCGCTCGAACCCCATCTGCCGGTCCACGAATCCGCGGAGCAGACCGCCGCCACCGACGACGCCTCGCGTCGGCTGTGGATCGCGGTCGCGACGCTCAACGAACGATGCCAGCGCCTGCTGCGGATCGTCGCGTTCGAGGACCGCCCCGACTATGCGCGCATCGCAGAGGATCTCGCGATGCCGATCGGGTCGATCGGACCGACCCGCCAGCGCTGTCTCGCCAAACTCCGGGCTGAACTCGAGGGCGCCGGATGGGGAGGAGATGATGATGGACACTGA
- a CDS encoding S8/S53 family peptidase: MAAAGEPGWRNRVDAARPRGVPLDPTSEPVDGVRAYPTSYAPDHLLVSDASRLPEILETLREAAADFGWGVRLTTIKGERLEEQDAIERARREEAETGLPIVLLAVIFPSPRDDRDDQPVPPIDAWRLLQRARARRGTDIAGVGLDHVITVDPFGSTNPFGSTNPFGSTNPFGSTNPFGSTNPFGSTNAPGPGSYAYPGSGGREVVTYIGDPPRRDDSAIKGRRPVVAFMDTGCGTHPWLPGSIVERHLKLDGEPVGISDPATDPEAIGDLAGPYDGFLDGASGHGTFVAGVIRQVCPDADLISIRVADSQGALLEGEFLEAVRAVAVLVIRYARGKGGRPIDVLSLSLSYYHETPDDGQFDLTLIKYLLAARRHGCAVVCSSGNDATDRPAFPAALWAWPGADFVVEDPSDAAPHVSVGALNPNGTSVALFSNVGRWVRCYAPGVSVVSSLPPMNGGVQAGTRNDRFGLRRETVDPDDFTGGFAVWSGTSFAAPYIAGTLAEMVGVGLIDGRAKEDAKARVKALVKAGETVLRDWDGHRRAPA, from the coding sequence ATGGCAGCAGCAGGGGAACCCGGCTGGCGGAACAGAGTCGATGCGGCACGACCCCGAGGCGTCCCCCTGGACCCGACGAGCGAACCGGTCGACGGCGTCCGCGCCTACCCGACCTCCTATGCGCCGGACCACCTCCTCGTTTCCGACGCCTCGCGTCTGCCGGAGATCCTCGAGACGCTCCGTGAAGCCGCCGCCGACTTCGGCTGGGGTGTGCGCCTGACTACGATCAAGGGCGAGCGCCTCGAGGAGCAGGACGCGATCGAGCGCGCGCGCCGAGAAGAGGCCGAGACGGGCCTGCCGATCGTGCTGCTCGCCGTCATCTTCCCGTCGCCGCGCGACGACCGCGACGACCAGCCCGTTCCTCCGATCGACGCCTGGCGTCTGCTGCAGCGCGCCCGCGCCCGTCGAGGGACCGACATCGCCGGCGTGGGCCTCGATCACGTGATCACCGTCGACCCGTTCGGCTCGACCAACCCCTTCGGTTCGACCAATCCGTTCGGCTCGACGAACCCGTTCGGATCGACCAACCCCTTCGGCTCGACGAACCCGTTCGGCTCGACCAACGCTCCCGGCCCGGGAAGCTACGCCTACCCGGGATCCGGCGGTCGCGAGGTCGTGACCTACATCGGCGACCCGCCCCGCCGCGACGACTCGGCGATCAAGGGCCGGCGCCCCGTGGTCGCGTTCATGGACACCGGGTGCGGGACGCACCCCTGGCTCCCGGGCTCCATCGTCGAACGTCATCTCAAGCTCGACGGCGAACCCGTCGGCATCTCCGACCCCGCCACCGACCCGGAGGCCATCGGCGATCTCGCGGGGCCCTACGACGGATTCCTCGACGGCGCGTCCGGACACGGGACGTTCGTCGCCGGAGTGATCCGGCAGGTCTGCCCCGACGCCGACCTGATCTCGATCCGCGTCGCCGACAGCCAGGGCGCTCTCCTCGAGGGCGAGTTCCTCGAGGCGGTCCGTGCGGTCGCCGTCCTGGTCATCCGCTACGCACGCGGCAAGGGCGGGCGTCCAATCGACGTGCTCAGCCTCTCGCTCAGCTACTACCACGAGACGCCCGACGACGGTCAGTTCGACCTGACCCTGATCAAGTACCTGCTCGCCGCACGGCGGCACGGCTGCGCCGTCGTCTGCTCGTCGGGCAATGACGCGACCGACCGGCCGGCGTTCCCGGCCGCACTGTGGGCGTGGCCGGGTGCCGACTTCGTCGTCGAGGATCCCTCGGATGCCGCGCCCCATGTCTCGGTCGGCGCGCTCAACCCGAACGGCACGTCGGTCGCCCTCTTCAGCAACGTCGGGCGGTGGGTGCGGTGCTACGCGCCGGGGGTCTCGGTCGTCAGCTCGCTCCCGCCCATGAACGGCGGAGTGCAGGCCGGCACGCGAAACGATCGATTCGGGCTGCGGCGCGAGACCGTCGATCCCGATGACTTCACCGGCGGGTTCGCCGTCTGGAGCGGCACCTCGTTCGCCGCGCCGTACATCGCGGGCACCCTCGCCGAGATGGTCGGCGTCGGTCTGATCGACGGCCGCGCGAAGGAGGACGCCAAGGCGCGCGTCAAGGCCCTCGTGAAGGCCGGCGAGACGGTGCTGCGGGACTGGGACGGTCACCGGCGCGCTCCGGCCTGA
- a CDS encoding CHAT domain-containing protein: MTRSASELHRRAVDLCINGKYAQAQRVLDQADARTDDPDLRARIVGTRALALQRTGFPAQAEELLMTAVAGPDLAPHTQAILLGQLGAIANYGGRLDEAERWLTRAIESLAEDPVPAARTRVNRSLVRMQQRRLGDAADDLERASTTFADHDLATDEAQARHNLGYTSLLAGDLVGALREMLAARPVAASTPVNAAITDVDRAEVLRDAGLTTEAEQILARAATVFGSHRMPQSRAEAEFHLARSLLSHDSSRASRVALSASRRFRAVGNDAWAARADAVRLRAMLGGLRVEQAGSSRRRMPTPAEVDGVADELISRGFRGEAAALRMSEALARARRGEDAGRDIRVPSSAPMEVQLLAAELRSARAAAANRGAAARRHAAKGLDVLAGWQRTFGSLDLQTSVAMHGGNLIFAGLDSAVRSGRPDVVFEWSERARHLSQQVVPLRPPPDPALAEELAELRMLRAENPGGDWLSVPRAAALRERARERQWSSTGAVDGEERIDLERLRGELTDDTALIAYVYSGSALVALVCTLERTVVVPVASDAAVRRLLTGLRADLDMSASIRTPPMADIVRRGLDDRLRALSEALLDGPAAIAGTRRLVLTTPGLLNSIPWAMLPAMRGRVFTLAVSATRWAHLRPHGAFPSETAGFAVGPRVARGEEEVETAAESWGGSVVLQGDAASVDRVTELASRVDVLHVAAHGRHAVDNPLFSGLELADGALFGYDIDLMPEVPDTVVLSACEVGRSSVRWGEEAIGMTRIWLHAGTRCVVAAPVIVADDVACELLGAMHEGLAAGRAPSEALAAASEHTGIVAPFQVHGAGF; encoded by the coding sequence GTGACGCGCTCCGCCTCGGAACTCCATCGGCGCGCCGTTGATCTGTGCATCAACGGCAAGTACGCCCAGGCTCAGCGCGTCCTCGATCAGGCTGACGCGCGCACCGACGATCCCGACCTCCGGGCCAGGATCGTCGGCACGCGCGCCCTGGCGCTCCAGCGCACCGGATTCCCCGCGCAGGCGGAGGAGCTCCTCATGACCGCCGTCGCAGGGCCGGATCTCGCTCCGCACACGCAGGCGATCCTCCTCGGCCAGCTCGGGGCGATCGCGAACTACGGCGGCCGGCTCGACGAGGCGGAGCGCTGGCTCACGCGGGCGATCGAGAGTCTCGCGGAGGACCCGGTCCCGGCGGCGCGCACGCGTGTGAACCGCAGCCTGGTGCGCATGCAGCAGCGCCGGCTGGGGGATGCCGCCGACGACCTGGAACGGGCATCGACGACGTTCGCCGACCACGACCTCGCCACCGACGAGGCCCAGGCGCGACACAACCTCGGCTACACCTCGCTCCTCGCGGGCGATCTGGTCGGTGCCCTGCGGGAGATGCTCGCCGCGCGGCCGGTCGCGGCATCCACCCCCGTCAACGCGGCGATCACCGACGTCGATCGCGCGGAAGTGCTGCGTGACGCCGGGCTCACGACCGAGGCGGAGCAGATTCTCGCCCGCGCGGCGACGGTGTTCGGATCGCACCGGATGCCGCAGTCCCGCGCCGAGGCGGAATTCCATCTCGCGCGTTCGCTGCTCTCGCACGACAGCTCCCGAGCGAGCCGGGTCGCCCTCTCGGCCTCACGGCGGTTCCGAGCCGTCGGCAACGATGCCTGGGCTGCCCGGGCCGACGCCGTGCGCCTGCGCGCGATGCTCGGCGGGCTCCGCGTCGAGCAGGCAGGCTCGTCTCGGCGGCGCATGCCGACGCCCGCGGAGGTCGACGGGGTCGCCGACGAGTTGATCTCCCGGGGATTCCGCGGTGAGGCGGCTGCGCTCCGCATGTCGGAGGCGCTCGCGCGCGCCCGCCGAGGAGAAGACGCGGGTCGCGACATCCGCGTGCCGTCGTCGGCGCCGATGGAGGTGCAGCTGCTCGCGGCCGAGCTGCGCTCCGCCCGGGCGGCCGCCGCGAACCGGGGCGCGGCTGCTCGTCGTCACGCGGCGAAGGGGCTCGACGTGCTCGCGGGCTGGCAGCGCACATTCGGGAGCCTCGACCTGCAGACCTCGGTCGCGATGCACGGCGGCAATCTCATCTTCGCCGGGCTCGATTCGGCCGTGCGCTCAGGTCGTCCCGACGTCGTCTTCGAATGGTCGGAGCGCGCGCGCCACCTCAGTCAGCAGGTCGTCCCCCTGCGCCCGCCCCCCGATCCCGCGCTCGCGGAGGAGCTGGCCGAGCTGCGCATGCTCCGCGCCGAGAACCCCGGCGGCGACTGGCTCTCGGTGCCCCGGGCCGCGGCGCTGCGAGAGCGTGCCCGAGAGCGCCAGTGGTCGTCGACGGGGGCCGTCGACGGCGAGGAGCGCATCGACCTGGAGCGGCTGCGCGGCGAGCTCACGGACGACACGGCGCTCATCGCCTACGTCTACTCGGGCTCGGCCCTCGTCGCGCTGGTCTGCACGCTCGAGCGCACCGTGGTCGTTCCCGTTGCCTCGGATGCCGCGGTGCGTCGCCTCCTCACCGGCCTCCGTGCCGACCTCGACATGTCGGCGTCGATCCGCACGCCGCCGATGGCCGACATCGTGCGCCGTGGCCTCGACGACCGGCTGCGCGCCCTCTCGGAGGCGCTTCTCGACGGGCCGGCAGCGATCGCCGGCACGCGCCGGCTCGTGCTGACCACGCCCGGTCTGCTCAACTCGATCCCGTGGGCGATGCTGCCGGCGATGCGGGGTCGCGTGTTCACCCTTGCGGTCTCCGCGACGCGGTGGGCGCATCTGCGGCCCCATGGCGCGTTCCCGAGCGAGACCGCCGGTTTCGCTGTCGGACCCCGTGTCGCGCGCGGCGAGGAGGAGGTCGAGACGGCGGCCGAGTCGTGGGGTGGGTCGGTGGTGTTGCAGGGGGATGCGGCATCCGTCGATCGGGTGACCGAGCTCGCGTCGCGCGTGGACGTCCTGCACGTCGCCGCGCACGGCCGCCACGCGGTCGACAACCCGCTGTTCTCGGGTCTCGAGCTCGCCGACGGCGCACTGTTCGGCTACGACATCGACCTCATGCCGGAGGTGCCCGACACCGTCGTGCTCTCGGCGTGCGAGGTGGGACGATCGTCGGTGCGTTGGGGTGAGGAGGCGATCGGGATGACGCGCATCTGGCTGCACGCAGGCACCCGGTGCGTCGTGGCGGCACCGGTCATCGTCGCGGACGATGTCGCGTGCGAACTCCTGGGCGCGATGCACGAGGGCCTCGCGGCGGGCCGTGCGCCGTCGGAGGCGCTCGCGGCCGCGTCCGAGCACACCGGGATCGTGGCCCCGTTCCAGGTGCACGGGGCGGGGTTCTAG
- a CDS encoding LysR substrate-binding domain-containing protein — MSERYRPATLNDMAKGGGSRARPGKSGRDAAPRRSGKTGGAGGKGGKGVKPGGKGQPGAKPHPKAKAAPKPEHVAAPVVTGPFRLGAIPGATPGKWIDLWNDRLPGIALELVALAVADQRRALDAAEVDAALVRLPIEAGGLNVIPLYDEVPVVVTAAESHLTAADDLGLDDLSGEIVIAAEDDVLGIRVPGAVAPKFAPPADTGEAIATVAAGVGVVIVPMSLARLHQRKDVEHRPLRDGPVSTVALAWVAERTTPAVEAFVGIVRGRTANSSRG; from the coding sequence ATGAGCGAACGATATCGCCCGGCTACGCTGAACGACATGGCAAAGGGCGGTGGTTCGCGAGCGCGGCCGGGGAAGTCGGGCCGGGATGCCGCACCCCGCCGCTCCGGCAAGACCGGCGGCGCCGGCGGTAAGGGCGGCAAGGGCGTCAAGCCCGGAGGCAAGGGCCAGCCCGGCGCGAAGCCCCACCCGAAGGCGAAGGCGGCGCCGAAGCCCGAGCACGTCGCCGCCCCCGTCGTGACGGGGCCCTTCCGCCTCGGGGCGATCCCGGGTGCGACGCCGGGCAAGTGGATCGACCTCTGGAACGACCGCCTTCCCGGTATCGCCCTCGAGCTCGTGGCCCTCGCGGTCGCCGATCAGCGCCGCGCGCTCGACGCGGCCGAGGTCGACGCCGCTCTCGTGCGCCTGCCGATCGAAGCCGGCGGGCTCAACGTCATCCCGCTCTACGACGAGGTCCCGGTCGTGGTGACGGCGGCCGAATCGCACCTCACCGCCGCCGACGACCTCGGCCTCGACGACCTCTCCGGCGAGATCGTGATCGCGGCCGAAGACGACGTGCTCGGCATCCGGGTGCCCGGCGCCGTCGCACCGAAGTTCGCACCCCCGGCCGATACCGGCGAGGCGATCGCGACGGTCGCCGCCGGCGTCGGTGTCGTCATCGTGCCGATGTCGCTCGCCCGGCTGCACCAGCGCAAGGACGTCGAACATCGACCGCTGCGTGACGGACCCGTCTCGACGGTCGCGCTCGCATGGGTGGCCGAACGGACCACACCGGCGGTGGAGGCGTTCGTCGGGATCGTGCGCGGACGCACCGCGAACTCGTCGCGCGGCTGA
- a CDS encoding DUF1304 domain-containing protein, which yields MVAILATVFAALAALLHVYIFVMESVQWTQPKIWKRFGVADQAAAEVTRPMAYNQGFYNLFLAIGTAIGLVLFLSGSDDSALRAAGLALVLFSLGSMVAASLVLLTTGMKYLRAALTQGTLPLIGFVLFLFA from the coding sequence ATGGTCGCGATCCTCGCCACGGTCTTCGCCGCACTCGCGGCGCTCCTGCACGTCTACATCTTCGTGATGGAGAGCGTCCAATGGACGCAGCCGAAGATCTGGAAGCGGTTCGGAGTCGCCGACCAGGCGGCGGCCGAGGTCACCAGGCCGATGGCGTACAACCAGGGGTTCTACAACCTGTTCCTCGCGATCGGCACGGCGATCGGGCTCGTGCTGTTCCTGAGCGGATCCGACGACTCGGCGCTGCGCGCAGCCGGGCTCGCGCTCGTGCTGTTCAGCCTCGGATCGATGGTGGCGGCATCCCTCGTCCTGCTCACCACGGGGATGAAGTACCTGCGCGCCGCGCTCACGCAGGGCACGCTGCCGCTCATCGGCTTCGTGCTCTTCCTGTTCGCCTGA
- a CDS encoding thermonuclease family protein translates to MKRVVTAVVILLAAALVAGVIWLSSSTGRIGDAAPTTAPTPALGIPPRPTDAFPLTVEYVFDGDTIEARMLQPNDVVTTSNPIRIRLIGIDTPEGTPTPECWAEEARAHLSTLLPPGSTVWAAPDRETWDDYGRRLFNLWTDDGRFVNHELVAAGDAEAMAVRPNVAFSDLLSEAQAGAEASGAGRWSACD, encoded by the coding sequence GTGAAGCGCGTCGTCACCGCCGTCGTGATCCTCCTCGCGGCCGCCCTTGTCGCGGGGGTGATCTGGCTCTCCTCGAGCACCGGCCGGATCGGCGACGCGGCGCCCACGACCGCGCCGACGCCGGCCCTCGGCATCCCTCCCCGTCCGACCGACGCCTTCCCCCTCACCGTGGAGTACGTCTTCGACGGAGACACCATCGAGGCGCGGATGCTGCAGCCCAACGACGTCGTCACGACCTCGAACCCGATCCGCATCCGGCTGATCGGCATCGACACCCCCGAGGGAACGCCGACACCGGAGTGCTGGGCCGAGGAGGCCCGCGCACACCTGAGCACCCTGCTGCCCCCGGGCTCGACCGTGTGGGCTGCCCCCGACCGCGAGACGTGGGACGACTACGGGCGCCGGCTGTTCAACCTGTGGACCGACGACGGCCGGTTCGTCAACCACGAGCTCGTCGCCGCTGGCGACGCCGAGGCGATGGCGGTCCGGCCCAACGTCGCCTTCTCCGACCTGCTCAGCGAGGCACAGGCGGGGGCCGAGGCATCCGGAGCCGGCCGGTGGAGCGCGTGCGACTGA
- a CDS encoding transferase codes for MGKNYIDIENDRGEMLRYRKHVNGRGLIAHGAKVHPSAIVEAGAYVEPGAQIAAGAHVGRGVWVETDAVIGPDADIAPHAHIGPRAAIGAGAKIGVRTHVGSEARVAVGSLIGDDETIADGERVATDQRGLRLAA; via the coding sequence GTGGGCAAGAACTACATCGACATCGAGAACGACCGGGGCGAGATGCTGCGCTACCGCAAGCACGTCAACGGTCGAGGCCTCATCGCGCACGGCGCGAAGGTCCACCCGAGCGCGATCGTCGAAGCGGGAGCATATGTCGAGCCCGGGGCGCAGATCGCCGCGGGAGCGCACGTCGGCCGCGGCGTGTGGGTCGAGACGGATGCCGTGATCGGCCCCGACGCCGACATCGCGCCGCACGCCCACATCGGCCCCCGCGCCGCCATCGGAGCAGGCGCGAAGATCGGCGTCCGCACCCACGTCGGCAGCGAGGCGCGCGTGGCCGTCGGATCCCTCATCGGAGACGACGAGACCATCGCCGACGGCGAGCGCGTCGCGACCGACCAGCGAGGGCTCCGTCTGGCGGCCTGA